From the genome of Anabrus simplex isolate iqAnaSimp1 chromosome X, ASM4041472v1, whole genome shotgun sequence, one region includes:
- the LOC137503326 gene encoding uncharacterized protein codes for MGNPRSPVVDNFFMEHFEEEAIASAPVKPMIQLNKTGGGYFKKPTVDETGQKLIAALQAQFFPLANPYDDDASFHPEVMSEFHGSNEFISVTTSDESQAIAAQEMEHIILLEDIPAHTEVVESTCIEEVSDPKSIGLQDDLHTALASTSKTATEVTKSRSPKRKETGDSVLDMKKVFYERRLECLESEHRMKMECIQAEYRVKMETLNLDKELKQLQILEIKIKLGLNKED; via the exons atgggaaatCCACGTTCGCCCGTAGTTgataatttctttatggagcattttgaggaggaggctattgcttcggcgcccgtcaaacctatg ATTCAACTGAACAAGACAGGAGGTGGTTATTTTAAAAAACCAACCGTGGATGAGACGGGACAAAAATTGATTGCTGCCCTGCAGGCGCAATTTTTTCCCCTTGCCAATCCATATGATGACGATGCCAGTTTTCATCCTGAGGTTATGTCAG AGTTCCACGGCAGTAATGAGTTTATTTCCGTCACTACCTCAGATGAGTCGCAAGCTATTGCAGCGCAGGAGATGGAACATATCATACTGCTGGAAGATATACCAGCCCATACTGAGGTTGTAGAAAGTACCTGTATTGAAGAA GTTTCTGATCCCAAATCAATAGGCCTACAAGATGATCTTCACACTGCTCTTGCTTCCACCTCAAAAACAGCTACTGAAGTCACAAAGTCAAGGTCGCCAAAGAGAAAGGAGACTGGGGACAGTGTACTTGACATGAAGAAAGTATTTTATGAAAGAAGATTGGAATGTTTAGAAAGTGAGCATAGGATGAAAATGGAATGTATACAAGCTGAATATAGGGTGAAAATGGAGACCTTAAACCTTGATAAAGAATTGAAACAATTACAAATTTTagagataaaaataaaattaggccTGAACAAGGAAGACTGA